The Littorina saxatilis isolate snail1 linkage group LG1, US_GU_Lsax_2.0, whole genome shotgun sequence nucleotide sequence GCAAAGCATGCTCCCCTTATCTAATTCAACCAATAATCCTTATCGTGCAAAAGCAGTATTGTGTGATGGGtacagaaaaagagagcatgtgTGTGGATCACTCTCCCTGAAGAACTACAATTGCAGAACAGCAATGCACCACTGAAGAAGAGAAGATGCaccaagaacacacacaccacccacctCAGACGTCCCAGGTCACTATTGCTGCATgaacatcatacatgtatgcaagtgtgtgtgtatctttgtCTGAGTAAGTTTATGTCTCtatctttgtgtttgtttgggaaAGAGAAGTAGTCTACTCACCTCAACATAACCAGAGAGAGGAAAGTCTTTGCGGAAAGGGTGACCCTCAAAGCCGTAGTCTGTGAGGATGCGCCTCAGGTCGGGATGGTTGGCAAAAAACACACCGAACATGTCCCAGATCTAACACATAAAAGCAATGTAAAACTAATAAAACCTGTcaagattaaaaaacaaactaaaGCAATAAAAAGCACTTTAAATATGTCTCAGATCTAAACAGGTTTTCCAACACAAAAAGCACTTTAAATATGTCTCAGATCTAAACAGGTTTTCCAACAGTGAAAATCACACCAAATGCAtttcagatatatatatatataaataatccaaacaatgaaaaacacacaaaccatGCATGCTCAGACACAAACACTCGATTGAAAATAAATGCACCGCAGATCTACGCACACATCAAAAAGTAAAATACAGACACACTCCCTGCCAAATCACATACAAAACTGTGTTATCAGAGAGTGAAAAATAAATCCTTACCTCTCTTTCATACCAGTTGGAGCCAGCAAAAACCTCACACGTTGAATCGATCGGCGTTAGCTCGTCTGTGTATGTCTTCACTAGCACTCTCTGGTTGTACCGTAGGGACAGCAAGTTGTATACAATCTGTCggcaacaaacaaaagtctatCGTTACCAATACAACACCAAGAAAAAACAGACACAGTGAACATAAGCATTCATCCACGAAATACAATCAACAATAAATTGGTGAACGTAGCACAAACACTGAAGATcacataatatgattattaccCTGAGCCTGTGCTCCTTGGTAGACACGCCAATACCAGCATTGAAGCAGTCAATGTCACTTGCAAACTCTAGGGGGAAAAAAGTTCCCCGTTTCCAATTCctcgaccaaccctattttttcatCCTGACCCTCAAACTTTTTTTGTTGCCCTTCAAAAAATAGTATCAAAAAGGACATTTGATTTTGCTGACTTTTTGGGCCTAATATTAACACTGACCTTGAACTGACAATCACTACAGAATTATACAATCACTGATCACATAACATAAATACAGACCTCAAACCGGAATTCCCTGGTGGGGACGTCTAGGCCGGCAATGTCTGTGATGCAGAGGAACTGAGCGTTGGTGTGGTCCTTGAGGAATGTCAAGACGGGGATGACGCCATCGGGGTGGATCATGATCTCCAGCTCATCCAGGTAGGTCACATCGACCCGCTGCACAAAGCGTGGCAAGCATTCCGCCACATACTGCCCGAAATCAGTCAGCTGCTTCTTCACCAGTGGGTCGTGAGGCCGCACTGTCGCTGCGGGTGTAAAACACAAATAAAACCATAGAATTTATTATAGAAGCTGCCAAGTGGGTCAAAAGCATTTCTGCATTGATGCTATCAATTTCAACCCCTTTCGCCCATAATGGGTGACCCATCTACAGGGTAAATTATTGCAAAGTAAAAACCATGAAGGAAGGATGCATGTTTGCTTTGGCAATCGCTAGTTCGGCACAATTTTCTGATAGCATTTAAAGCAGGTGGTTTTCTCTTGAACTGAGTGGTTTACATCATTTGCAACTACTTTCTCCTGAAAAAGATTGAATTAATTCAGCTTTCTTCAAGACTTATAGCTATGTAAGTTATAAATATATTTACAGGTAAATGCTTCCACAATAATTAAGCAGATGCTTTTTAATTTAAcgtcaccacacacacacatgcacacaaacatgcagtGCTTACGCCTTGTCTCTGGTGGTGGAACAGCATCTGTTGTTTCAAAACGCCTCTGTACTGCAAGTTGTGCAACCGCAGGCTGctgaaaaactgaatgaaaacaCCAAATTGAACAATAACTCGGGTGAATAACGAAAGTAAAATTACTGCTCTCAGCAAATAATGCTAATTCAGTGGGCCGGGTAACTTTGTGCCCCGGACTGCCCCGGACTACCCCAAactacaagaaatgtttggacaacaaagacagatcatgtgatgccacaatctattgatctgtgtttatttacaaaacccaGACACACAATTTTAAGTCAAGCCAACAAGTTTATTTTCAACCACAAAagtaacaaaacacatcatcGGGGCGCACAGTTCAATCAGTGctaacaaaaatcaaacaaaaagaaaaacaaaacaaatgagtaTTTAACACAACAATAAATATCGAAAGAAGTAGATTTACAAGACAATCAATAACTTAATGAAATTGAAATCATACACGTACATCATACTACATAGGGAAAAGAATATaatataaggccaaaaagaaaaaaatgtctgtttacggtaacccgaccaaccctagtttttaggcccgaccctaatctttttttggatcgtctgaaaaaaatgaaaaaaacaccaaaaaaacgcatccaaaatagagctgtttgcgctcaaacagcagacgacacaagggaggtaagctcaaagtactgttaggAGTAAAGGGTCGTCACTCGTGTTACTTCCTTTCAAAATGGATGCACGCAGTGGTGTTCGCCACCCGCTAGCTGCAAAGCTTGATAAATGTTGTCATGAAAAGGATGGGGTGAAAATTATCAGTACCTATCCAGCGAGTTTTAGTATCATTAACGTTTTTCAacaggcaaaaacagggattgatgagaagaaatgaactgtgaaacatcatagagaggggagaaaaaaaaaaaaaaaaaaaattgtaaaaaaaaaaaaaaaaagccgacctaccgaccctattttttcaccttatgttactgtaaacagacctattttttttttttggcctaaagggAAAGCGTGTGCTATTTCTGACACTTGTCAGCATTCTTCCAGAAGCAGCAGCATGGAGCCCACACTCCGCGAACCTCAAGCTTACATGCCCGAGGTTGTTGTTTTCTCACTCCTTTTTCGTTTTCTCTGACAGGGTTTCTTGGACTTGCTTGGCGTACTGTTGACTGTGAAGGTATTGTCTACTGAAGTCACAGTTCCTGCTCTGCGTGCAGGCCGCCTCAGCATCCTCAATTTCTGCTTTTGCTGATCTGTTGACAGTTTTTCCCACTGCTCCGGTGACATGAGCATGTGACGGTGCCAGGACATTTTCTCCGATCCCCACAACCGCACGTTGTGGTTCGGCATTCTGTGTGAGGACAAGATTGCGCAGGACATCAACCAGCTGTGGTAGTTGTTGAAGAGTCCAAGACACGAGACGCTTCAAAATTCTGTCAGACTCTAAAACGTCCAGGCGTTGATCCTTGAAAGCGTCAACAAACACATCACTTTCAGCATCATATAATGCCTGTTTTTTTACCATTTCAATCGCCACTTTCAAACGTAGGATATCATGGCACGAGTCATTTCTGAAGGCTCCTATCGACACCGCCCTGTACAAGCAATTCCCGTCCCCCTCGACATAGACGGGTATGTGATCTGCCAGTAGGACCGGGTGGTAATGCTGCAGGATTTCTTCAGCCCCAGGGTCAACTTTCCTGCGATGCAGGTCGAACATGGTTTCTGCAGGTTTCAGTTGCGGCAGGGCTATACGGTAGATCTTAAGCAACAGCTCCTCGCTCCTACCAGCATATGAACGCCGATCTGAAGGGGCGGCGTATATCCTGCAAAAGAAACATGATGGCTTTGTTAGAGATGATTATGTCTGCACCAACATCAAATTGTCAATCATGAAAGGCACATTGCTTTGTTAGATATGATTATGTCAAAGAAGACCTAACAACTTCATCTTAAAAAAATTCTAACAATTATTTATACAGTTTAATCATACCTTGCGAGAGCTGCACCAACATCAAATTGTCCATCATGAAAGGCACATCGCTTGCATGTGAAGTCTAGTCCGTCGGTAGACCACTCGTCCATCAATTCCGGGTCAATAGGAACACAGCGTCTGCAATTCAGCACATCAATATCAATTATGTGCCTGTTTTATTATGTCATTCATTAGTCAAAATCAATGGAAATAtagaaaaattgtcaatttcggGTCAATAGGAACACAGCATCTGCAATTCAGCACATCAATATCAATTATGCGCCTGTTTCATTATGTCATTCATTAGTCAAAATCAAAAGAAATAtagaaaaattgtcaatttcggGTCAATAGGAACACAGCGTCTGCAATTCAGCACATCAATATCAATTATGTGCCTGTTTTATTATGTCATTCATTAGTCAAAATCAATGGAAATATAGAAAACTTGTCAATTCCGGGTCAATAGGAACACATCGTCTGCAATTCACCACATCAATATCAAAACACAATAGGAAACACATCAGGTAGAAAATTATGACAACTGACCTGTGAGTCCATTTCAAACATATGGAGCACTCGATAGAGCTGGGGATCCTCGAACAGTGCTTCCCGCATCCAGAGCACGGATATCTCGTAGGCATGACACCTGAAAAAAACATCAAATATATAAAGTTTTACACACATTTAAATCAACACCGCTCGAAGCATCTCGcctcagaacacacacacacacacacacacacacacacacacacacacacacacacacacacacacacacacacagacaagcaatTATATCAAAACTAAATAAAGTACCAAGTAAAAACTTACCTTTAACTCATGAGTTTCCCACAAACAGCAACTGGAAAGCGAAGGCGACTCCCCTCCAGCGCAAACTAAAATATGTTATCATCTAAGTTTAGGGGTTTAGTCATTGATTGAATACATCTAACACATGCATGTCTATTACTTTGATTACGGCTCTTCTGTGAgtaaatctcacacacacacacacaatagtcCGTGTGCGTGAAGTTGGGAGAGAAGACGTCGGGGCAGTCCGGTGCAGTCAGGGGTAGTTAGGGGCAGTCCGGGGCACAAAGTGACCCGACCGAATTCAGTCAATATTGCAAGGGAATAACAATATCCAGAGATGTTCAATCATGTACATCAACGTACAACCTACTTGTATGACTGCGACATGAAGAAATAAATGTGTAAGCTAGGTGTTCCGTAAGCACGAACACTGTACCAGTAACACAACAGTTGAACCACTTTAGCAGATAGCAAAGCTGCACTTTGACAGGTAAGAAAATCGCTAAAGGACAAACTATACACCGAAAAAGCGAAATGTAAACATCTGTTTTACTGTTGCATTTTTACCACAGATATGCAAGCACCACTTACGTTGCTTCCGAGCAAAACTGGCAATCGGCCTGATAGCTCGGCACAATCTGGACGCCATTTTGACCTTGCCTGTCAACTGAACCAAATGAGAACGAGCTAAAGTTAccagtacaacacactatttgCAGACGACGCACCAACATGGCAGCGAAGGAGAGCAAAAGTGGAGGCTTTCAGTTTGCCATAGACCGGGGTGGAACTTTTACAGATGTGTGGTCACGGTGTCCCAACGGGAAAGTGCGTGTGTTGAAGCTTCTCTCTGAGGATCCGCTCAATTATCCTGACGCTCCCCGTGAAGCGATCCGCAGGATCATACAAGAGGTGGGTCAGACGGACTTTCTTTTTCAAGTTTTTGACCTAGCTCTTGTTTTGTAAACATTCTGACTGACAAGTGCGGTTTAGAATAGAAGTCGCTTGGTTTGCTGCATATGGGTGAAAGAGGAATCCGTCTGCAAATGACACTTAACAGCAGTATTCTCCACGACAAGAAAATTGCAGACACCAGCTAGCTGCAACCCTCGACCAGTCATGTCAGCAGTGATGACAAGGCAAAAAGAGCACAGGTAATTTGACCTAGCTGGTGACACTGTTGGAGCTAATGGTCAAAGGTAGCATACCTCATTCCCTGAGGAGATGGTTGCCTGGTaagcacaaaaacacacatgtgcacacacgtGCACTTCcatgaacaaacacacatatatatttctCTTTTGCCTTCCTCCAgctcctacctctctctctctctccatcctttacaagaaacacatttttctcATACCTGCAATTTTGCCTCAGGAGACAGGAAAAGCCCGCCCAGCAAAAGAACCCCTTGACACCAGCCAGGTGGAATGGATTCGCATGGGAACAACTGTCGCCACCAACGCTCTCCTCGAACGCAAAGGGGAGAGAACTGCACTGGTCATCACTCAAGGCTTTCGAGACCTGCTCTACATCGGCAATCAAGCACGGCCAAACATATTTGACCTGGTTTGTTGTCTTTGTCTTGCAGTCTGCATGTTATGTTGTGGATTAAGAAAAAACATTATTTAATGTCTGTTTTATTAACcggtgtgtctgtctattaTATAAACATGCCTCCTTCTCATTGTTGGCGTAGTTTGGTTGTTAAAATCATGAGTATCGCTGATATTTCATTTCATATTTCTATTTTTAACCTTTATTTTAGGCTGAAATGTGCTTTGTGAACTGCtcagtgttgtgtcagtgtGACAATCAAGTCAAGTTTAAACATTTCTGTATCTTGTTTCATGCATGTTTATAGCCCTTTAAAATTACAAAAACCCATGCACACATAGAGTTACTTCAAACTCACTTACCTTCAGGCTCAACCGTACAGAAAGCAAAAGCcttttgtacagtttaaattGTGTCCAGGCTTATAAGTGCCGGTTGTTGTGTTGCACCAGGCGATCAAGATGCCAGAGGAGCTGTATGAAGaggtggtggaggtggaggaGAGACTGGCGGTTCACAGAGACGACTGTCAGCTGGCCCGTCCACACAAAGACCTCACTGGTACCACAGGGGAGAAGGTAcgctctgtccgtctgtctgtctgtttgtctgtctgtttgtctgtctgttcatgtAGTGGTAGAGAGTCTGGTGGTGCACAGCCCTTACTGGTACCACAGGGGAGAAGGtacgctctgtctgtctgtctgtctgtctgtctgtgagtgtagtGGCAGAGAGTCTGGTGGTGCACAGAGATGACTGTCAGCTGGCCCGTCCACACAAAGCCCTCACTGGTACCACAGGGGAGAAGGTAcactctgtccatctgtctgtctgtctgtctgtgtgttcatgtaGTGGTAGAGAGACTGGCGGTGCACAGAGACGATTGTCAGCTGGCCCGTCCACACAACGCCCTCACTGGTACCACAGGGGAGAATTAAGGtacgctctgtctgtctgtctgtctgtctgtctgtctgttcatgtAGTGGTAGAGAGACTGGCGGTGCACAGAGACGATTGTCAGCTGGCCCgtccacacacaccctcactgaTACCACAGGGGAGAAGGTACgctctgtccgtccgtctgtctctctgtctgtctgtctgtgtagtgGCAGAGAGTCTGGTGGTTCACAGAGATGACTGTCAGCAGGCCCGTCCACACAACGCCCTCATGGGTACCTGGGGAGAAGGTacgctctgtctgtttgtgtaacTGTGCATTAGTGGTAGACTGACCGTTGACCACGACAGAGTCAGAGGTGACTGTCAGCTGGAACAGTCCAACAATTCTGTGACTGATACCACAAGGAGAAGGTTTGCTGTGAGTGTCTGTCCATCAGTCTGGCTGGCTGACTCCTTTAGAAGGACCCAGTTAGATGCCCCATGGAGGAGTGATCGAGTCTGCCTATCTGTCCATCTGGCaggttggttggctggctggctggctgttagCAATGGAACCATCCAGGCAGATGCCACATAGATCAGATGATAAAGTGCCATGCTTATTTAGATTTTGCAAAGTTAGGTTTGAGCTgtgtgttatatatatatactcacctttttggctcacgaagtgtagcctatgcgatgctacttttgtctgtctgtgcgtgcgtgcgtgcgtgcgtatgtatgtatgtatgtatgtatgtatgtctgtggtagaaactttaacatttgaagacgtcatattacattgacgtcacattatgacgtacgagggttagacgtcacgcgatggaattactgaaagtctcggtgattgttattttgagcgggccgagactatttggcagtcgtgtccatgtaagtaggctacatgcagacagacagatctagatctagtgtctcgctttcttgcacagtttcacctatgctctttctgtgtatgtgtgagtgtgtgtgtgtgtgtgtgtgtgtactgtgtgtgtgtgtgtgacggagtgattgagtttgtgttactgtttgtcgatttcttacgtgagccttgaaggcttcgcctcttgtttttattaataatcataaacaagtcgcgtaaggcgaaattactacatttagtcaagctgtggaactcacagaatgaaaatgaacgcactgcattttttcacaatgaccgtagtccgccgcttgtgcataacggagtgaaactgacgagtctctttagcgcggtagtggtttcgctgtgctgcatagcacgtttttctttacctctcttcgttttaactttctgagcgtgtttttaatccaaacatatcctatctatatgtttttggaatcaggaacccaccaggaataagatgaaattgtttttaaatcgatttcggaaatttaagtttgatcataatttttaatttttagagcttgtttttaatccaaatataacatatttatatgtttttggaatcaggaaatgatgtagaataagatgaacgtaaatttggatcgttttatataaaaaaaattattacaattttaagatttttaatgaccaaagtcattaattaatttttaatccaccaagctgaaatgcaataccgaagtccggccttcgtcgaagattgctttacaaaaatgtcaatcaatttgattgaaaaatgagggtgtgacagtgccgcctcaacttttacaaaaagccggatatgacatcaaaagtatttatcgaaaaaaagaaaacaacgtccggggatatcattcccaggaactctcatgtcaaatttcataaagatcggtccagtagtttggtctgaatcgctctacacacacacacgcacagacagacacacacacacacacacacacacacacacacacacacacacacacacacacacatacacacacacacacacacacacacacacatacacacacacatacaccatgaccctcgtctcgattccccctctatgttaaaacatttagtcaaaacttgactaaatgtaaaaaggttacACTAACGAAACTGCTTTTGTAATCTTGTATAAGCGGAGACAAGTGCATCTTCTGTACCTTAATTACAATTGTgcgtatgtttgtttgtttggatgCATTCTTTATTTCGGGCTTTAAATGTAACCTTCAGTGGTCTTTCTCTGTGCAGTTGGAGGAATGGCAGAGGGTGAACGAAGAAAAACTGCGATCAGACCTACAGAAAGTGATGAGTCAGGGAATTCGCAGTCTGGCTGTTGTCCTCATGCATGCCTACATGTAAGATGAGCATTGCTCTTGTGTGTAGTAATTAACATCTACTGTGAAGAAACACAATGAAACGGATTTTGACAAAAATATCCGCAAAAGTATGTTTGATATAGGCTTGAAAGTACAACACTAAAACATAGAAGACAGAAATTAAATAACCTGTAAGATGTTGTAACATTGCCTTCAAATTACAGTGTCAGTGGTTATTTTATTTGTcctgtccatgtgtgtgtgtatacagagAAATGGAGCATGGAATGAAGGAGAATATGTGAGGCAATGTACATGATTTCTCAAAATTTCAAGCCATAATTGTAGGTACATGTTTGACACTGTGCAGATGCCCGGACCATGAGCAGAGGGTGGGACAGATTGCGCGTGACATGGGCTTTACGCAGGTCTCCCTGTCCTCAGAGGTCATGCCCATGGTTCGCATTGTGCCGCGCGGTTACACAGGTCTGTGTCTTCTGCCAGCTAGCATTtggtgtctgtttgtgtgttgttgatgttttttcaTCATTAGGGGTGACAAGGGGGGCGTGGTGTGAGCGAGTGAAATTgtagtacagtaaaacctgtctctaacggacacccttggggaatggtaatagtgtccctattagacaggtgtcccttcttcacaggtggaggggccggggcaatattttacaaagagcacgtaaaatgaacaagacactttttgtcagtcctgtagtatgtatttattggattgaacatgagactcactgaaaatgtgagtaaacaaatgaaacatgtagcaaacaacaacaacaacaacaacaacacaccccccccccccccccccccacctaccccgttccctacacacactgtgcattcaaacttacgcaagtcggatgtcacaaagctaaa carries:
- the LOC138972666 gene encoding uncharacterized protein, which encodes MFFSGVMPTRYPCSGCGKHCSRIPSSIECSICLKWTHRRCVPIDPELMDEWSTDGLDFTCKRCAFHDGQFDVGAALARIYAAPSDRRSYAGRSEELLLKIYRIALPQLKPAETMFDLHRRKVDPGAEEILQHYHPVLLADHIPVYVEGDGNCLYRAVSIGAFRNDSCHDILRLKVAIEMVKKQALYDAESDVFVDAFKDQRLDVLESDRILKRLVSWTLQQLPQLVDVLRNLVLTQNAEPQRAVVGIGENVLAPSHAHVTGAVGKTVNRSAKAEIEDAEAACTQSRNCDFSRQYLHSQQYAKQVQETLSEKTKKE
- the LOC138972675 gene encoding NADH dehydrogenase [ubiquinone] iron-sulfur protein 3, mitochondrial-like, which produces MASRLCRAIRPIASFARKQLFQQPAVAQLAVQRRFETTDAVPPPETRPTVRPHDPLVKKQLTDFGQYVAECLPRFVQRVDVTYLDELEIMIHPDGVIPVLTFLKDHTNAQFLCITDIAGLDVPTREFRFEIVYNLLSLRYNQRVLVKTYTDELTPIDSTCEVFAGSNWYEREIWDMFGVFFANHPDLRRILTDYGFEGHPFRKDFPLSGYVEVRYDDEVKRVVVEPIELTQEFRKFEYSTPWETFPTYRRIEAGEDEAVPPETTEPKQ